A window of Ovis canadensis isolate MfBH-ARS-UI-01 breed Bighorn chromosome X, ARS-UI_OviCan_v2, whole genome shotgun sequence contains these coding sequences:
- the MED12 gene encoding mediator of RNA polymerase II transcription subunit 12 isoform X20: MAAFGILSYEHRPLKRPRLGPPDVYPQDPKQKEDELTALNVKQGFNNQPAVSGDEHGTAKNVNFNPAKISSNFSSIIAEKLRCNTLPDIGRRKPQVNQKDNFWLVTARSQSAINTWFTDLAGTKPLTQLAKKVPIFSKKEEVFGYLAKYTVPVMRAAWLIKMTCAYYAAISETKVKKRHIDPFTEWTQIITKCLWEQLQKMAEYYRPGPAGSGGCGSTIGPLPHDVEMAIRQWDYNEKLAMFMFQDGMLDRHEFLTWVLECFEKIRPGEDELLKLLLPLLLRYSGEFVQSAYLSRRLAYFCTRRLALQLDGVSSHSSHVMSAQSTSTLPTTPAPQPPTSSTPSTPFSDLLMCPQHRPLVFGLSCILQTILLCCPSALVWHYSLTDSRIKTGSPLDHLPIAPSNLPMPEGNSAFTQQVRAKLREIEQQIKERGQAVEVRWSFDKCQEATAGFTIGRVLHTLEVLDSHSFERSDFSNSLDSLCNRIFGLGPSKDGHEISSDDDAVVSLLCEWAVSCKRSGRHRAMVVAKLLEKRQAEIEAERCGESEAADEKGSIASGSLSAPSAPIFQDVLLQFLDTQAPMLTDPRSESERVEFFNLVLLFCELIRHDVFSHNMYTCTLISRGDLAFGAPGPRPPSPFDDPADDPERKEAEGSSSSKLEDPGLSESMDIDPSSSVLFEDMEKPDFSLFSPTMPCEGKGSPSPEKPDVEKEVKPPPKEKLEGTLGVLYDQPRHVQYATHFPIPQEESCSHECNQRLVVLFGVGKQRDDARHAIKKITKDILKVLNRKGTAETDQLAPIVPLNPGDLTFLGGEDGQKRRRNRPEAFPTAEDIFAKFQHLSHYDQHQVTAQVSRNVLEQITSFALGMSYHLPLVQHVQFIFDLMEYSLSISGLIDFAIQLLNELSVVEAELLLKSSDLVGSYTTSLCLCIVAVLRHYHACLILNQDQMAQVFEGLCGVVKHGMNRSDGSSAERCILAYLYDLYTSCSHLKSKFGELFSDFCSKVKNTIYCNVEPSESNMRWAPEFMIDTLENPAAHTFTYTGLGKSLSENPANRYSFVCNALMHVCVGHHDSDRVNDIAILCAELTGYCKSLSAEWLGVLKALCCSSNNGTCGFNDLLCNVDVSDLSFHDSLATFVAILIARQCLLLEDLIRCAAIPSLLNAACSEQDSEPGARLTCRILLHLFKTPQLNPCQSDGNKPTVGIRSSCDRHLLAASQNRIVDGAVFAVLKAVFVLGDAELKGSGFTVTGGTEELPEEEGGGGSGSRRQGGRNISVETASLDVYAKYVLRSICQQEWVGERCLKSLCEDSNDLQDPVLSSAQAQRLMQLICYPHRLLDNEDGENPQRQRIKRILQNLDQWTMRQSSLELQLMIKQTPNNEMNSLLENIAKATIEVFQQSAETGSSSGNAASNMPSSSKTKPVLSSLERSGVWLVAPLIAKLPTSVQGHVLKAAGEELENGQHLDTSSRKERDRQKQKSMSLLSQQPFLSLVLTCLKGQDEQREGLLTSLYSQVHQIVTNWKDDHYLDDCKPKQLMHEALKLRLNLVGGMFDTVQRSTQQTTEWAVLLLEIIISGTVDMQSNNELFTTVLDMLSVLINGTLAADMSSISQGSMEENKRAYMNLVKKLRKELAERQSDSLEKVYQLLPLPKPTRDVITCEPQGSLIDTKGNKIAGFDSIFKKEGLQVSTKQKISPWDLFEGLKPSAPLSWGWFGTVRVDRRVARGEEQQRLLLYHTHLRPRPRAYYLEPLPLPPEDEEPPAPTLLEPEKKAPEPPKTDKPGAAPPSTEERKKKSTKGKKRSQPAVKTEDYGMGPGRSGPYGVTVPPDLLHHANPGSISHLSYRQSSIGLYTQNQPLPAGGPRVDPYRPVRLPMQKLPTRPPYPGVLPTTMTGVMGLEPASYKTSVYRQQQPAVPQGQRLRQQLQSQGMLGQSSVHQMTPSSSYGLQTSQGYTSYVSHVGLQQHTGPADPTRHLQQRPSGYVHQQAPTYGHGLTSTQRFSHQTLQQTPMIGTMTSLGPQGVQAGIRSASILPEQQQQQQQQQQQQQQQQQQQQQQQQQQYHIRQQQQQQQQQQILRQQQQQQQQQQQQQQQQQQQQQQQAHQQQQQQAAPPQPQPQSQPQFQRQGLQQTQQQQQTAALVRQLQQQLSNTQPQPNTNIFGRY, from the exons ATGGCGGCCTTCGGGATCTTGAGCTACGAACACCGGCCCCTGAAGCGGCCGCGGCTGGGGCCTCCTGATGTGTACCCTCAAGATCCCAAACAGAAGGAG GATGAATTAACGGCCTTGAATGTAAAACAAGGTTTCAATAACCAGCCCGCTGTCTCTGGGGATGAACATGGCACTGCCAAGAATGTCAACTTTAATCCTGCCAAG ATCAGTTCCAACTTCAGCAGCATCATTGCAGAGAAGTTACGTTGTAACACCCTCCCTGACATTGGTAGAAGGAAGCCCCAAGTGAACCAGAAGGACAACTTCTGGCTGGTGACTGCACGATCCCAGAGTGCCATTAATACTTGGTTTACTGATCTGGCTGGCACCAAGCCACTCACACAACTAGCCAAAAAG GTCCCCATTTTCAGTAAGAAGGAAGAAGTGTTTGGGTATTTAGCCAAATACACAGTGCCTGTGATGCGGGCTGCCTGGCTCATTAAGATGACCTGTGCCTACTATGCAGCAATCTCAGAGACCAAGGTTAAGAAGAGACATATTGACCCCTTCACAG AATGGACTCAGATCATCACCAAGTGCTTATGGGAGCAGCTTCAAAAGATGGCTGAATACTACCGACCAGGGCCTGCTGGAAGTGGGGGCTGTGGCTCCACTATAGGGCCCTTACCCCATGATGTTGAGATGGCAATCCGGCAGTGGGACTACAACGAGAAGCTGGCCATGTTCATGTTTCAG GACGGAATGCTGGACAGACATGAGTTCCTGACCTGGGTACTTGAGTGTTTTGAGAAAATCCGTCCTGGAGAGGATGAACTGCTTAAActgctgctgcccctgctgcTTCGA TACTCTGGAGAGTTTGTTCAGTCTGCATACCTCTCCCGCCGCCTTGCCTACTTCTGTACACGGAGACTGGCCCTGCAGCTGGATGGTGTGAGCAGTCACTCATCTCATGTGATGTCTGCTCAGTCGACAAGCACACTGCCCACCACCCCTGCTCCTCAGCCCCCAACTAGCAGCACACCCTCTACACCCTTTAGTGACCTGCTTATGTGCCCTCAGCACCGGCCCCTAGTTTTTGGCCTCAGCTGTATCCTTCAG ACCATCCTGCTGTGTTGTCCTAGTGCCCTGGTTTGGCACTATTCACTGACTGATAGTCGAATCAAGACTGGCTCACCACTTGACCACCTGCCTATTGCCCCCTCCAACCTGCCCATGCCAGAGGGCAACAGTGCCTTCACTCAGCAG GTTCGTGCAAAGTTGCGGGAGATCGAGCAACAGATCAAGGAGCGAGGACAGGCCGTTGAGGTTCGCTGGTCTTTTGATAAGTGCCAGGAAGCTACTGCAG GCTTCACCATTGGACGAGTACTCCATACTTTGGAAGTGTTGGACAGCCATAGTTTTGAACGCTCTGACTTCAGCAACTCTCTTGATTCCCTCTGTAATCGAATCTTTGGATTGGGGCCTAGCAAGGATGGGCATGAG ATCTCCTCAGATGATGATGCAGTGGTATCATTACTGTGTGAATGGGCTGTCAGCTGCAAGCGTTCTGGTCGGCATCGTGCGATGGTGGTAGCCaagctgctggagaagagacaggCAGAGATTGAGGCTGAG CGTTGTGGAGAATCGGAAGCTGCAGATGAGAAGGGTTCCATTGCCTCTGGCTCCCTTTCTGCTCCCAGTGCTCCCATTTTCCAAGATGTCCTCTTACAGTTTCTGGATACACAGGCTCCCATGCTGA cGGACCCCCGAAGTGAGAGTGAGCGAGTGGAATTCTTTAACTTGGTACTGCTGTTCTGTGAACTGATTCGACATGATGTTTTCTCCCACAACATGTACACTTGCACCCTCATCTCCCGAGGGGACCTTGCCTTCGGAGCCCCTGGTCCCCGGcctccctctccctttgatgacccGGCTGATGACCCAGAGCGCAAGGAGGCtgagggcagcagcagcagcaagctggaG GATCCAGGACTCTCAGAGTCTATGGACATTGACCCTAGCTCCAGTGTGCTCTTTGAGGACATGGAGAAGCCTGATTTCTCA TTGTTCTCCCCCACTATGCCCTGTGAGGGGAAGGGCAGTCCATCCCCTGAGAAACCAGATGTTGAGAAGGAGGTGAAGCCCCCACCCAAGGAGAAGCTAGAAGGAACCCTTGGGGTTCTTTATGACCAGCCGCGGCATGTGCAGTATGCCACACACTTTCCCATCCCCCAG GAGGAGTCATGCAGCCATGAGTGCAACCAGCGGTTGGTCGTACTGTTTGGGGTGGGAAAGCAGCGAGATGATGCCCGCCATGCCATCAAGAAAATTACCAAGGATATCCTGAAGGTTCTGAACCGCAAGGGGACAGCAGAAACTG ACCAGCTTGCTCCTATTGTGCCTCTGAATCCTGGAGACCTGACATTCTTAG GTGGGGAGGATGGACAGAAGCGGCGACGAAACCGACCTGAAGCTTTTCCCACTGCCGAGGATATCTTTGCTAAGTTCCAGCATCTTTCGCATTATGACCAACACCAGGTCACGGCTCAG GTCTCCCGGAATGTTCTGGAGCAGATCACGAGCTTTGCCCTTGGCATGTCGTACCACTTGCCTCTGGTGCAGCATGTGCAGTTTATCTTCGACCTCATGGAATATTCACTCAGCATCAGTGGCCTCATCGACTTTGCTATTCAG CTGCTGAATGAACTGAGTGTAGTCGAGGCCGAACTGCTTCTCAAATCCTCAGATCTGGTGGGCAGCTACACCACGAGCCTGTGCCTGTGCATCGTGGCTGTCCTGCGCCACTATCACGCCTGCCTCATCCTCAACCAGGACCAGATGGCACAGGTCTTTGAGGG GCTGTGTGGCGTAGTTAAGCATGGGATGAACCGGTCCGATGGTTCCTCTGCAGAACGCTGTATCCTTGCATATCTCTATGATCTGTACACCTCCTGTAGCCATTTAAAGAGCAAATTTGGGGAACTCTTCAG TGACTTCTGCTCCAAGGTGAAGAACACCATCTACTGCAATGTGGAGCCATCAGAGTCCAACATGCGCTGGGCACCTGAGTTCATGATCGACACTTTAGAGAACCCCGCTGCTCACACCTTCACCTACACGGGGCTAGGCAAGAGTCTTAGTGAGAACCCTGCTAACCGCTACAGCTTTGTCTGCAATGCCCTTATGCACGTCTGTGTGGGGCACCATGATTCGGATAG GGTGAATGACATCGCCATCCTGTGTGCAGAGCTGACCGGCTATTGCAAGTCACTGAGTGCAGAGTGGCTGGGAGTGCTTAAGGCCTTGTGCTGCTCCTCTAACAATGGCACTTGTGGTTTCAACGACCTCCTCTGCAATGTAGAT GTCAGTGACCTGTCTTTTCACGACTCCCTGGCCACTTTTGTTGCCATCCTCATCGCTCGGCAGTGTTTGCTCCTGGAGGATCTGATTCGCTGTGCGGCCATCCCTTCACTCCTTAATGCTG CTTGCAGTGAACAGGACTCTGAGCCAGGGGCCCGGCTTACCTGCCGCATCCTCCTCCATCTTTTCAAGACACCTCAACTCAATCCTTGCCAATCGGATGGAA ACAAGCCTACTGTAGGAATCCGCTCCTCCTGTGACCGCCACCTGCTGGCTGCCTCCCAGAACCGCATCGTGGATGGAGCTGTGTTTGCTGTTCTCAAGGCTGTGTTTGTACTTG GGGATGCGGAACTGAAGGGTTCGGGCTTCACTGTGACAGGAGGAACAGAAGAACttccagaggaggagggaggaggtggcAGTGGCAGTCGGAGGCAGGGTGGCCGCAACATCTCTGTGGAGACAGCCAGTCTGGATGTCTATGCCAAGTACGTGCTACGCAGCATCTGCCAGCAG GAATGGGTAGGAGAACGTTGCCTTAAATCGCTGTGTGAAGACAGCAATGACCTGCAAGACCCAGTGTTGAGCAGTGCCCAGGCCCAGCGCCTCATGCAGCTTATCTGCTACCCACATCGGCTGCTGGACAACGAGGATGGGGAAAACCCGCAGCGGCAACGCATTAAGCGTATTCTCCAG AACTTGGACCAGTGGACCATGCGCCAGTCTTCGTTGGAACTACAGCTCATGATCAAGCAGACCCCTAACAAT GAGATGAACTCCCTCTTAGAGAACATCGCCAAGGCCACAATCGAGGTTTTCCAACAGTCTGCAGAGACAGGGTCATCTTCTGGAAATGCTGCAAGCAACATGCCCAGCAGCAGCAAGACCAAGCCTGTGCTCAG CTCCCTAGAACGCTCGGGTGTATGGCTGGTGGCTCCTCTCATTGCCAAATTGCCCACCTCAGTCCAGGGGCATGTGTTAAAGGCTGCTGGGGAAGAATTGGAGAACGGCCAGCACCTGGACACCTCTTCCCGCAAAGAACGTGATCGACAAAAGCAAAAGAG CATGTCCCTGTTGAGCCAGCAGCCCTTCTTATCCCTGGTGCTGACATGTCTGAAGGGGCAGGATGAGCAGCGTGAGGGACTCCTTACCTCCCTCTACAGCCAGGTCCACCAG ATTGTGACTAACTGGAAAGATGACCATTATTTAGATGATTGCAAACCAAAGCAGCTAATGCATGAGGCACTCAAACTGCGGCTCAACCTG GTGGGGGGCATGTTTGACACAGTGCAGCGCAGCACCCAGCAGACCACGGAGTGGGCTGTGCTCCTCCTGGAGATCATCATCAGCGGCACTGTCGACATGCAGTCCAACAA TGAGCTCTTCACCACTGTCCTGGACATGCTAAGCGTGCTCATCAATGGGACCCTAGCTGCAGACATGTCCAGCATCTCCCAGGGCAGCATGGAGGAAAACAAACGTGCCTACATGAACCTGGTGAAGAAGCTGCGG AAAGAGTTGGCGGAACGCCAGTCGGATAGTCTGGAAAAAGTTTACCAGCTGCTGCCACTGCCCAAGCCGACTCGAGACGTGATCACGTGTGAGCCGCAGGGCTCCCTTATTGACACCAAGGGCAACAAGATTGCTGGCTTCGACTCCATCTTCAAGAAGGAG GGTCTTCAGGTTTCCACCAAACAAAAGATCTCTCCCTGGGATCTTTTTGAGGGCTTGAAGCCATCAGCGCCACTGTCTTGGGGCTGGTTTGGAACAGTCCGGGTGGACCGGCGCGTGGCCCGTGGAGAGGAGCAGCAGCGACTGCTGCTGTACCACACACACCTGAGGCCCCGGCCCCGCGCCTACTACCTGGAGCCACTGCCACTGCCTCCAGAAGACGAGgaaccccctgcccccaccctgctaGAGCCTGAAAAAAAGGCTCCAGAGCCCCCCAAAACTGACAAACCTGGAGCTGCTCCACCCAGCACTGAGGAACGCAAGAAGAAGTCCACCAAGGGCAAGAAGCGCAGCCAGCCTGCCGTCAAGACAGAA GACTATGGAATGGGCCCAGGCCGAAGTGGCCCCTACGGAGTGACAGTACCTCCAGACCTCCTGCACCATGCCAACCCTGGCTCCATCTCCCACCTTAGCTATAGGCAGAGCTCCATAGGCCTCTACACCCAGAACCAGCCACTGCCAGCAG GTGGCCCCCGCGTGGATCCATATCGCCCCGTGCGGTTACCAATGCAGAAGCTGCCTACCCGCCCACCTTACCCCGGAGTGCTGCCCACGACCATGACTGGTGTCATGGGACTGGAACCTGCCTCCTACAAGACGTCTGTGTACCGACAGCAGCAGCCTGCAGTGCCCCAAGGACAGCGCCTTCGCCAACAGCTCCAG AGTCAAGGGATGTTGGGACAGTCATCTGTCCATCAGATGACTCCCAGTTCTTCGTACGGTTTGCAGACCTCCCAG ggCTATACTTCTTATGTTTCTCATGTGGGATTGCAGCAACACACAGGCCCTGCAG ATCCTACTCGCCACCTGCAGCAGCGGCCCAGTGGCTATGTGCACCAGCAGGCCCCAACCTATGGACATGGGCTGACCTCCACTCAAAG GTTTTCCCACCAGACACTGCAGCAAACACCCATGATAGGCACCATGACCtcactgggcccccagggtgTCCAGGCCGGCATCCGGTCAGCTTCCATCCtgcctgagcagcagcagcagcagcagcaacagcagcaacagcagcaacagcagcaacagcagcaacagcagcagcagcaacagcagtaccATAtccggcagcagcagcagcagcagcagcagcaacagatccTGCGG cagcagcaacagcagcagcagcagcaacagcagcagcagcagcaacagcagcaacagcagcagcaacaagcacaccagcagcaacagcagcaggcgGCTCCtcctcagccccagccccagtcccAGCCCCAG TTCCAGCGCCAGGGGCTTCAGCAgacacagcaacaacaacagacaGCAGCTTTGGTCCGGCAGCTCCAACAACAGCTCTCCA ACACCCAGCCACAGCCCAATACCAACATATTTGGACGCTACTGA